From a region of the Trichoderma atroviride chromosome 6, complete sequence genome:
- a CDS encoding uncharacterized protein (EggNog:ENOG41), protein MEAPRNIRTKAYVVQGKGNPFTLCDVVLDEVQPNEVLVEIWYTGICHTDVVAQHGGMPLGGYPAVLGHEGAGVVRWTGSAMRDKSLKPGDAVLLSFHSCRQCRFCLEGRCGTCPHMTETNFIRSARQGTGAESPISLLDGTKVHGQFFGQSSMSKLAVVTEASVIKVDARPEDLRTLPPLGCGYLTGAGTVFNVIKPQPQDSVAVVGIGAVGIAAMLAAKSLGVRQVIAIDVVEAKLKLASSLGATHIINSAAEPDLHAALQALIPGGPDKIIDTTGVVGVLEASVKALAHGGTLALVGIPSPTATLRINALDLLLSCKRVIGVIEGAADPHILIPKLLKLYRDGKFPVDCLAKVYPAELLSKAIADLQSGLIIKPILSWQDCN, encoded by the exons ATGGAAGCTCCGAGAAACATCCGCACGAAAGCCTACGTCGTACAGGGTAAAGGCAATCCATTTACTCTCTGTGACGTTGTCTTGGACGAGGTACAGCCAAATGAGGTGCTAGTGGAGATCTGGTATACAGGTATATGTCATACC GATGTCGTTGCCCAGCATGGGGGCATGCCACTAGGAGGCTACCCGGCTGTGCTCGGGCATGAGGGGGCGGGCGTTGTGAGGTGGACAGGTTCCGCAATGAGGGACAAATCTTTGAAGCCAGGAGACGCTGTGCTGCTCTCATTCCACTCCTGCCGCCAATGCAGATTCTGCCTTGAGGGCCGATGTGGCACGTGTCCACACATGACGGAGACCAACTTTATCCGCTCTGCCCGTCAAGGCACTGGAGCAGAGTCGCCGATATCACTCCTTGACGGCACAAAGGTTCACGGTCAGTTTTTTGGGCAGTCATCTATGAGCAAGCTAGCAGTTGTCACAGAGGCAAGCGTAATCAAGGTTGATGCGAGACCAGAGGACCTCCGCACACTACCTCCCCTCGGCTGTGGCTATCTGACAGGTGCTGGAACTGTATTCAACGTGATCAAACCACAGCCTCAAGACTCTGTAGCCGTCGTGGGCATAGGGGCTGTTGGCATTGCGGCAATGCTGGCTGCAAAGTCTCTCGGGGTACGACAGGTGATTGCGATTGATGTTGTCGAAGCCAAGTTGAAGTTGGCATCTTCTCTGGGGGCAACGCATATTATCAACtcggcagcagagccagatCTTCATGCCGCACTGCAAGCCCTTATCCCGGGTGGCCCAGACAAAATTATAGACACGACTGGTGTGGTAGGCGTGCTCGAGGCCTCGGTGAAAGCCCTTGCTCATGGCGGAACGCTAGCTCTGGTTGGAATCCCCTCTCCAACGGCAACATTGAGAATCAATGCTCTAGATTTACTGCTGTCATGTAAACGAGTAATTGGTGTCATTGAAGGAGCTGCCGATCCGCATATT TTGATTCCCAAACTTTTGAAGCTTTACCGCGACGGAAAATTCCCCGTCGACTGCTTAGCGAAGGTCTATCCTGCGGAACTATTAAGCAAGGCAATCGCAGACCTTCAATCAGGACTA ATTATCAAGCCTATCCTGTCGTGGCAAGATTGTAACTAG
- a CDS encoding uncharacterized protein (EggNog:ENOG41), with product MSLLERRTVPLWIGNEPVLSDITFPVINSATGESVTAHGATPEIVQNAVDSSYHAFHAWKRTSPWQRRELLTKAANLLRERREEVETPIDDFMIQQINIQTSIDLLEELAGQIMHTTGGVIQPSKQSDDMLAMVFREPLGVQVGIAPWNASLLLGMRAVATPIACGNTAILKASEKSPMAHHFIGRLFHDAGFPAGVLNVIQHSQEDAVPIINALISDDRVRKINFTGSTAVGKIIAANAAKHCKPVLLELGGKAAQLVLADADLDKAAQAAAIGAFTHHGQVCMSTERIFVSQSVIDSFSDKLVASSIEASKNVCPGASVEHTSKVMALLEDAWAKGAKILGGGEGARQDGSFLTPLILVNVSREMKIWHTETFAPIALLIPFNTVDEAVALANDTTYGLKASVYTANIPLAIDIGRRLESGSVHINSMTIHDEAHIPHGGVKESGWGRFGVPWGFAEFTQLKTITIADSHLVG from the exons ATGTCACTACTGGAGAGGCGAACAGTTCCTCTGTGGATCGGCAACGAGCCTGTCCTGTCGGATATTACTTTCCCAGTAATCAACAGTGCCACCGGAGAGTCCGTGACGGCGCACGGCGCTACACCGGAGATTGTTCAGAACGCTGTTGACAGTAGTTACCATGCCTTTCATGCGTGGAAGCGGACTAGTCCGTGGCAGCGACGGGAGCTGCTCACCAAAGCGGCCAATCTGCTACGAGAACGTAGAGAAGAA GTCGAGACGCCAATTGACGATTTTATGATCCAGCAGATCAATATTCAGACCAGTATCGACCTCTTGGAAGAACTAGCGGGCCAGATCATGCATACCACGGGTGGTGTCATCCAACCCAGTAAGCAATCAGACGATATGCTGGCCATGGTCTTTCGAGAGCCTCTGGGCGTTCAGGTTGGCATTGCACCCTGGAACGCGTCATTACTTCTTGGTATGCGGGCGGTAGCAACACCCATCGCTTGCGGCAATACGGCGATTCTCAAGGCTTCGGAGAAGTCCCCAATGGCTCATCACTTTATCGGTAGGCTTTTTCACGACGCAGGCTTCCCAGCGGGTGTTCTCAACGTTATACAACATTCCCAGGAGGACGCTGTGCCGATTATCAACGCACTCATCTCTGATGACCGTGTACGCAAGATCAATTTCACAGGCAGCACGGCTGTGGGTAAGATTATCGCAGCCAACGCTGCTAAGCACTGCAAGCCAGTTTTGCTGGAACTAGGTGGAAAGGCCGCACAGCTTGTGCTCGCGGATGCTGACCTCGATAAGGCAGCACAGGCAGCTGCTATTGGAGCTTTCACACAC CACGGCCAGGTATGCATGTCGACGGAGCGGATTTTTGTGAGTCAAAGTGTCATTGACTCGTTCTCGGATAAACTCGTCGCAAGCTCCATAGAGGCGAGTAAGAACGTTTGTCCAGGAGCTTCGGTCGAACATACATCGAAGGTTATGGCACTTCTAGAGGATGCCTGGGCTAAGGGAGCGAAGATTCTAGGCGGTGGAGAGGGTGCGCGTCAAGACGGCTCTTTCTTAACTCCTCTAATCCTCGTCAATGTATCCCGGGAGATGAAGATCTGGCATACTGAAACCTTTGCCCCAATCGCCCTACTCATCCCCTTCAACACAGTCGACGAAGCCGTAGCACTAGCCAATGACACAACATACGGCTTAAAGGCAAGCGTCTACACGGCCAATATACCACTAGCTATTGATATTGGGCGGCGTCTTGAGAGCGGTTCAGTCCACATCAACTCTATGACAATCCATGACGAGGCGCATATTCCTCATGGAGGCGTCAAGGAAAGTGGTTGGGGGCGATTCGGGGTTCCTTGGG GATTTGCTGAGTTTACACAGCTGAAAACTATCACCATCGCAGATTCGCATCTGGTAGGCTAG